The nucleotide sequence TGAAAAAACATCTTAAGAAGAGTTAATCATATTGTAGTTGGTTtcttaaaatacattattttgtttccttgtataatcctatttattttttttattcagtaccGAGTTGGTTCCAGTCTTTTATGGACTTTTAAGAACAAGCAGATTCTCCAAAGGCCGTTTGCTTTCCCATCTGGTGTTGGACCTTCAGATCTTTCCCTCAGCTGAAAGATGCACAATCCAAGAACCCTAAAAACTACTAAATGACCAAACATCTTAGGATTGTGACACCTTGGTTCCAAaatgatgaaacaagttggccTTAAACATCACACTTgctttttctgttgctgtttttaaaaactcactTATTTTCTGTGGGTTTATACACAACATGAGTTGGTTTCTTgtggtttcattttttttacaactttgtagaacattttattcagcttttactgttttttggtctgttttttatgtgtgcCATTGTTGCTCTGACCTAGTACTGCACAGCagatgttaaaaacatttttaatataaaatttatTTAGAGCTTCTGCGGGAGacataaaatttaaaacaaggacGGTAAACTATGAAGTATCTGGTTTCAAGAGGGACTCCAGCCTATCACCAAGTTTGGGTTAACCCTTCAATAAGCTGAAAACACTTCAATTTAATGAGgtgttttcaggttttttcaAAGATAACAATGTATTTGTGCATGTGGTGAATTACAGCGCTTTGCAAAACTGCTGAGACACCATGAACTTCTCACATTTTTAATGCTCCAAACAAGAACTGAGTTTCTTCCTGCCACTCTTCCGTAAAGGTCAGAGGTGTGCAGTGCATGTCTAATAGTTGCCCTGTGGACAGATTGTTCCACCTgacctgtggatctctgcagctcctccagagttatcacAACCTCcttgactgcttctctgatcaatccTCCCCTTTCCCAGCCTGTCAGTTCAGGTGCACTGCCATGTCTTGGTAAGTCTGCAGATGGCCTATCCTCTCCCTATGTTCAGATGATTGATTGAACAGAACTCTGGGAGTTGTTCAAAGGTTGAGAAATTGTTTTAGAACCccaccctgctttaaactgcaCCAGAACGTTCTCCCTGGCCTGTCCGCAGGGTTCCTTGATCTTCATGACACTGgctgttctctaatgttctgtAACAAACCCCTGAGACCCGAAACAGAACAGCACACAACTGGACTCCATTAAagaggtgacttctgaaggggGCTGAATGTAAACATAGGCCACATTTAGCAGATTATTAACTAAAAGATTTAAGAACCATGTGCTGTTTATGTTCCCCATCACAGTGATGCACTGATTTGGgttggtctgtcacacaaaatcccaatacaaCACGTTAAAGTTAGTGGTTGTGACACGAccaaatgtgcaaaagtttaGCAGGTATGAATACTCTTACAAAGCGCTGTAActagcagaagaagaaaaagaatacTAAAAAAAGAAGACTCTTCTCTTACTTGTAATAAGAAGTCAAACAGAGCCAGTCGCCCCCACTCTGCGTGCAGAACTCCCACACACGGCTCTGTACTCAGGCCTGTTTGGTTCCCACATCTGGCCCGTAACAGCTTCTGGTACTGGACCCAGCCTAGAGGCACGGAGTTCTGGTCACTGTCTCTGTCATCAAGATGCTGAATGTCAGGATCCCACCAAACCACAGGTCTCGGGTTGCCGTCAATGTATCTATAGGGCAGAATGTTATTGTGGAACGTTCTGAGAACCGCTGGCAGGCTTCTGTTGAGTCCGAGGACTCTGTCCAGGTGGAACGCAAACACTTCAAACCAGTCTTCAGGGCGTTTGATCAAGGAGCAGAGCCCACGCTGGCAGCGCTCGCTGTGAGTAGTGTTATGTCCGGCTCCATGCTGCTGTGAATCCTTCAGCTGTGGGATGttctgtgacagaccaacacataaATTCACACTTTAGTTGGGTTTCTACTGAGAACATAGACATACACTCATATAATGACGTCATATGTCGTAGTCAATCAAAACTGTAATCTATTTATTCCAGGTTGGCATATTTTctcctagggctggacgatatagaaaagaagcatatcgataaaatagataTGTTGATtgatatagataattatcaacaaattctcaCGTTTTTCTAAAGCATAACACCGGGACACAGTTGGCCCATGGTGGAAGAGGGGGGTCCCAGAACTGTTCTCTTCAAATATCAAATTATGGGccagaattttattttatcttttcaaaATAGGCATATTTGTGAAGAAAAACGTTGGCCTAAAACTCAAGTTATTTCCTTATTTTCCTGCCTATCTGTCCTGAGTTCAGTCAGTGAGTTTATGTCATCATATCTGTTCATTCCGCATGTTTCCTGCTAGGCTAGGTTCCGCTCTCCTCCTGGCTCTCCCTGTCAGGTCCttgctctctctccctcagcttAATTACCATTACACCTTTCACATACACTAATTGTTCCATCTGCCTTTCCCTCGGTCTCCTCCTCTATTTATTCAGCCAGCTCATCCACAGTCATTCTGTTCTGGTCTCCACCTTATTGTGTTTCTGATCCTTGTTTCACCTACCTGCTTCTACGTTCTGCTGTTTCATTATTAATAAACCACTTCTCACCTTAACATGCAGCTCCCTAACCTCTTGTCTGCACTTCGATTCATTTCCAATGCTCAACATTATGACAGgttttttaatggcatctggaCACTGTTCTAACCAGGGGAATtttaaaaagtccaaaataTGGAAAAGAGGCCTTCAAGCTAAACAGTAGTTAATCTACTAGCGACAGATTACCACGCATGGGGCCCTTCCTTGATTATTTTTGGCCCAGGAAAGGCTGTCAGTTGCCGTGACTTTGggtaaaactatattttttattttggataaaCTTATTTCTGGATCCAAACACACACTTTTCGTCTCCTTCTCACACTCTTTCCAAACGTGTTGCATCTTTTGCCAAAGAAGGAAAGCCTGGGATCACAGCAGAAAACAACTTTTGTTAAGGCTTCTCACTGAAGGGTGGGGTGtggaatattattattatatggaCTGCTTGGACGCAATATTTGGATTTGCTTATATCCCAAGTGCCATGTGTTGATACTCTGCCTGCCAGTAATATTTCTGGCCGGCAGGACAGACACACTGTGATATGAAAGCTCCTAacaagtgattaaaaaaagggtAGAGAAAATATGGGTGAGCCACAAATGATGGCGTCATCACAATATTTAACATTATTATAGCAATTCCAGGTTTTTCCAACGTGTTGCAGGCCTGGAGACAGGCTGTGACCACAGACTGGGCTGACTAACCATCACAACAGCTAGCTGTAAGACttttcagccacattggaggtTTACTGAACACAAAGGCCTATTCAAATGAGATCTGAATCGAATGAAGTCCAActggatttcttttgttttctcatgGCTGTAAAAAGCCCCAAGAACAATATGCAGTTAGGGGTTCTCCAAGCACTGCGTACAGTATACTAATGATCTTATCAGATTGTGCTGCTTCCAAACATGGAAGATGTCTTTTTCATCTGCCTTTAAAGCACCTCTGTTTCATCAAGCGCTCGTAAAAGAAGTAAGCAGCGGGAGAGCACAGCTCAAGCTGTTGGAGAATACACAATCTCTCTCCATCATCCAGAGTCCTGGGTCTTCTCTGATGCTTTCTTAAGCTCAGCCCTCAGAGTTTCtacatgattaaagtctgatgaAAACAACAGGCCAGGCTGTGTTAAAAAGGGCGTGTTCTGTTGTTCCAGCTGCTCCTGCACACACAAGCTCATCACATGCAGCGCCAAACAGGACGAGGGACAGCGCGCTGTCTGCAGACACGTTCCATTTTACATGTTTAGATATCAGCTCAAACATCCCGTTTAGTACATCATAACTCGCTTTTCAGAACTGCAAAAAAGCCTAACGTATAGTGACAAACCATGTAGAGTGCAATATAACAGTATTTCCCCACTCACACATTTCTTCTGTGCTTTTCTCTACGGGAATAACGTTTCATATCAAACACATGTTAATATCAAACAAAGATAACGTGAATAAATACTAattcactttttcacacagggtaTCTGTAAGATAgatttttttacccccccccccccaaacgcAGGACTATTGTGATGAAAGCATGTTTCATTTGAACCAAAAACCAAAATTGCTATAGCCGCCGTTCAACCcaaagagggcagcactaagacgGTTTTGAGACAAATAtggcagaactaaacaagttcacatgCAAATGCACGGCAACATCAAAGTACGCCcggtttatacagtttatctgcaaaaaaaaagtagattttgggGTGAGCTACACTCTGTTCCCCTCAATGTGATACCAAAAAGATTGAGAAATACCTGGTGGTGTGAAGGAGGATCTAATGCCACCTGGAGGACCTGTCCATGTGCAGGCACCCTGGTCTTACTGACAACTTCCCCACCAGTCAGGAGCTGCATCTTCTCTATGTCATCCCTGCTGAGCCAGGGAAGATGCTGCAGGTCTCCGCCTACCCTGACCCTTCTTTGGTCATCGTCTGAAAAGTCGTGCTCTCCAAAGCTCTGACACCAGTTCCTGTCATCATCCTTACGAGAGGTGGCTTCGAGTTGGGACGGCGCCTTTCTGCCGTCCGGTGACACAGGATGCTCCTTGACTTCAGGAGCATCTTTGGAAAAATGATGGTCCTTTGTCAGATCACTTGAGGCTTTTTCCTCCTTCCCCACACTGACAGCTTTCCCAGGAGGCTTTGGGCTTTTGTGTCGTCCCAAAGTCCTGTGATGTTGGTTTTGCTTTGCACTTGTTTGGCTGCCTTTCATTTGTCTGTCTGCAGCCTGGTTCAAGTGTCTGCCTGCCTCTGTGCGTGCAGATCTCCTCCCTTTTTTTATGGCGTGTGCTGGAGAAGGCTTGCGTTCTCCTGTGGGAACAGCTCCTTTGTCACGCTCGTGTTTCTGTACAGTGTGCTTCACCCCAGCAGCGTGGCTGCTTGGCTCacttctctgctgcagctctgtgttGTTCCCTGTAAGGTCAGAAAGGGGAGAGCGCTGATGACTTGCTTCCAGGAATATGTCAGCCGTCCCTCTTCTTCTGGAAGCGATGCCTTggcttctttgtttctttttgtgaatGTCAGCATCACCTCTggcttttactctgtttttaACATCTCTACCAGCATGCTGACGTAGCGCTGAGCGTGTGGATGTCTCTTTCCCAGAGCCGTGTCTCCATGTCCTGGTGCGGATGTGAGGATTCGGCTGCTGGAAGCCGCCAACCGCAGCGGGCTCTACAACCCTGGACCTGGGT is from Fundulus heteroclitus isolate FHET01 chromosome 3, MU-UCD_Fhet_4.1, whole genome shotgun sequence and encodes:
- the gask1a gene encoding Golgi-associated kinase 1A-like, with product MKGSQTSAKQNQHHRTLGRHKSPKPPGKAVSVGKEEKASSDLTKDHHFSKDAPEVKEHPVSPDGRKAPSQLEATSRKDDDRNWCQSFGEHDFSDDDQRRVRVGGDLQHLPWLSRDDIEKMQLLTGGEVVSKTRVPAHGQVLQVALDPPSHHQNIPQLKDSQQHGAGHNTTHSERCQRGLCSLIKRPEDWFEVFAFHLDRVLGLNRSLPAVLRTFHNNILPYRYIDGNPRPVVWWDPDIQHLDDRDSDQNSVPLGWVQYQKLLRARCGNQTGLSTEPCVGVLHAEWGRLALFDFLLQEAIGEKTKQVNDRLDRNCCGFTPDPTELCVENQLHSKCGNSKDLQLVHILVRKTNPSRLVFIDNSGRPQQSSDNLNFRLLEGIDEFPEKAISVLQSGCLEHLLLRSLYTDKEFWDSYGGHTGLRPLVHLVEKRGHYLLQHIRDKRLLLRRDL